A genomic window from Streptomyces mirabilis includes:
- a CDS encoding MBL fold metallo-hydrolase yields the protein MPLPRLGRLLRPAAFGGIPTGARLERMQASPQYADGSFRNPTNTLTMASGSALDLARTNVHRADRVRRRPATAIPLHRPAVTGPDAAPESGLRLTWTGHSTVLTEIDGARLLFDPVWGERCSPVGFAGPRRLHPVPLPLEDLGPVDVVVISHDHYDHLDMPTIRALVGTGAQFAVPLGVGAHLERWGVAPERITELDWHESAQVAGLTLTATPARHFCGRAVHRRTLWASWVASGPRHQVFHSGDTGYFPGFAEIGAAHGPFDAVMMQIGAYSDFWPDIHMTPEEGLRAHLDLGGGEPHGVLLPIHWGTFNLAPHPWEEPAERTYAAAAEARARVALPIPGQPFEPGGELPQAPWWRTVAAPASDAASTVSKARRPAGARPAPAQQQP from the coding sequence ATGCCTCTGCCGCGCCTCGGGCGGTTGCTTCGCCCCGCCGCCTTCGGCGGCATCCCCACCGGTGCACGACTGGAGCGTATGCAGGCATCTCCTCAGTACGCCGACGGCAGCTTCCGCAACCCGACCAACACCCTGACCATGGCCTCCGGCTCCGCGCTCGACTTGGCCCGGACGAACGTCCACCGTGCCGATCGCGTCCGTCGCAGGCCGGCCACGGCGATCCCTCTGCACCGACCGGCCGTCACGGGACCCGACGCGGCGCCGGAATCCGGTCTGCGCCTGACCTGGACGGGGCACTCCACCGTTCTCACCGAGATCGACGGCGCGAGGCTGCTGTTCGACCCGGTATGGGGCGAGCGTTGTTCACCGGTGGGCTTCGCGGGACCCCGACGACTCCACCCGGTCCCGCTGCCCCTTGAGGACCTCGGCCCCGTGGACGTGGTGGTGATCTCCCATGACCACTACGACCATCTGGACATGCCCACCATTCGCGCTCTCGTCGGCACGGGCGCCCAGTTCGCGGTCCCGCTGGGCGTGGGGGCGCACCTGGAGCGCTGGGGAGTCGCACCCGAACGGATCACGGAACTGGACTGGCACGAGTCGGCGCAGGTCGCAGGTCTGACACTGACTGCCACACCGGCGCGGCACTTCTGCGGACGGGCCGTGCACCGCCGCACGCTCTGGGCATCCTGGGTGGCGAGCGGTCCCAGGCACCAGGTCTTCCACAGTGGGGACACGGGTTACTTTCCCGGCTTCGCCGAAATCGGGGCGGCACACGGTCCGTTCGACGCGGTGATGATGCAGATCGGCGCCTACAGCGACTTCTGGCCGGACATCCACATGACACCGGAGGAGGGTCTCCGCGCCCACCTCGACCTGGGCGGAGGCGAGCCGCACGGCGTGCTGCTGCCGATCCACTGGGGCACCTTCAACCTGGCCCCGCATCCGTGGGAGGAGCCCGCCGAGCGCACGTACGCGGCCGCTGCTGAAGCACGTGCTCGGGTTGCCCTGCCGATACCGGGCCAACCCTTCGAACCTGGCGGCGAATTGCCTCAAGCCCCGTGGTGGCGCACGGTGGCAGCGCCCGCATCCGACGCGGCCTCGACCGTCTCCAAGGCTCGCCGCCCGGCGGGCGCTCGCCCCGCTCCGGCCCAGCAGCAGCCGTAA
- a CDS encoding SDR family NAD(P)-dependent oxidoreductase, whose translation MDLRPVIVMTGATNGMGRLAALDLARRGAHLGIVARSRPKADALREEIERAAPGTPIDVFRADLSLLAEVRRAGEEIAARYPRIDVLINNAGLHAFSQRVTSEGYAEMTAVNYLAPWVLTDALRDRLTASAPARIVTVASRASLRAHTIDPSLDLTDTADFTRIGSSPRYGRSKLMDIMFTQELGRRLHGTGVAVTCCCPGFNATGLGRELPLAGALERALTALGVGNPQHGADISYFAARTAKPLRCPEIGRGEAVQRALWEATAELVHDIRRPHDA comes from the coding sequence ATGGATCTGCGGCCCGTCATCGTCATGACCGGCGCGACGAACGGCATGGGCCGGCTCGCCGCTCTCGACCTGGCCCGCCGCGGTGCCCACCTCGGCATCGTCGCCCGCAGTCGACCGAAGGCCGATGCGCTGCGGGAAGAGATCGAACGGGCGGCGCCGGGGACCCCGATCGACGTCTTCCGGGCCGATCTGTCCCTGCTGGCCGAGGTCCGTCGGGCGGGCGAGGAGATCGCTGCGCGCTATCCGCGGATCGACGTGCTGATCAACAACGCGGGCCTGCATGCCTTCTCCCAGCGGGTCACTTCGGAGGGGTACGCCGAGATGACCGCCGTGAACTACCTCGCGCCGTGGGTGCTCACCGACGCCCTGCGTGACAGGCTCACCGCATCCGCACCCGCCCGGATCGTCACGGTCGCCTCCCGGGCCTCGCTGCGGGCCCACACCATCGACCCGTCGCTGGACCTGACCGACACCGCGGACTTCACGCGCATCGGGTCGAGCCCGCGCTACGGCCGGTCCAAGCTGATGGACATCATGTTCACGCAGGAACTCGGCCGCCGGCTCCACGGCACGGGCGTCGCGGTCACCTGCTGCTGTCCCGGCTTCAACGCCACCGGGCTGGGGCGTGAACTCCCTCTCGCCGGTGCCCTGGAAAGGGCCCTCACCGCGCTGGGCGTCGGCAACCCCCAGCACGGGGCCGACATCAGCTACTTCGCCGCCAGGACCGCAAAGCCCCTGCGGTGCCCTGAGATCGGGAGAGGTGAAGCGGTTCAGCGTGCGCTGTGGGAGGCCACGGCCGAGCTCGTCCACGACATCCGGCGGCCGCACGACGCCTGA
- a CDS encoding MarR family winged helix-turn-helix transcriptional regulator: protein MRGRKVTPVEVGLRYLSLGYDLRRVVDDSMTTGGLSLARTKVLQVLDRRGTVRQSVLAQELGQAPRSVTQSVEALEREGLVERTADPHDGRSKLVRLTPEGTKALIAGTAAGEQVLREVFGAMGPDQLGNLDQLLDALRAALSGAA from the coding sequence GTGCGTGGTCGGAAGGTGACCCCCGTAGAGGTCGGACTGCGGTATCTGTCGCTCGGGTACGACCTGCGCAGAGTGGTCGACGACAGCATGACCACCGGCGGTCTTTCCCTTGCCCGTACGAAGGTCTTGCAGGTGCTCGACCGTCGGGGCACCGTACGTCAGTCGGTCCTGGCGCAGGAGCTCGGCCAGGCCCCACGGTCGGTCACCCAGTCCGTCGAGGCCCTGGAGCGTGAGGGACTGGTCGAGCGGACGGCGGATCCTCATGACGGGCGCTCCAAGCTGGTGCGCCTCACCCCGGAGGGCACCAAGGCGCTCATCGCGGGGACCGCGGCGGGGGAACAGGTGTTGCGGGAGGTCTTCGGGGCGATGGGCCCCGACCAGCTGGGGAACTTGGACCAGTTGCTCGACGCCCTCCGGGCGGCCCTGTCGGGAGCCGCCTGA
- a CDS encoding SDR family oxidoreductase — protein MSLLERHPGQHRRHLDRQRSPGRLGRRRLSRRGPGPAPSRPTPGGEAAPSGSGRHNDRSAPEGVAAAAVFLASDESSFCAGMELSVDGGMAQV, from the coding sequence GTGTCCCTACTCGAACGCCACCCGGGGCAACATCGACGTCACCTTGACCGCCAACGGTCACCAGGTCGACTCGGGCGTCGGCGACTGAGTCGGCGCGGCCCAGGCCCGGCCCCCTCCCGGCCCACTCCCGGAGGGGAAGCGGCTCCTTCCGGGTCGGGCCGTCACAACGACAGGAGTGCTCCCGAGGGAGTCGCTGCGGCCGCCGTCTTCCTCGCATCCGACGAGAGCAGCTTCTGCGCAGGCATGGAACTGAGCGTCGACGGCGGCATGGCACAAGTCTGA
- a CDS encoding organic hydroperoxide resistance protein, whose product MARVLYTAEATVTGGRVSGHGRTHDGVLDVQLRVPKEMGGDGGGTNPEQLFAVGYAACFEGALGVVGRRERAETGDASIESRVSLLSTEDRGFALAVELHVTLPQISDPEQAAQIVAAAHQVCPYSNATRGNIDVTLTANGHQVDSGVGD is encoded by the coding sequence ATGGCACGAGTTCTCTACACGGCGGAGGCAACCGTGACCGGCGGCCGTGTCAGCGGCCACGGGCGCACCCATGACGGTGTCCTGGACGTCCAGCTCCGTGTGCCGAAGGAGATGGGCGGCGACGGGGGCGGCACGAACCCCGAACAGCTCTTCGCGGTGGGTTACGCGGCCTGCTTCGAGGGCGCACTCGGCGTGGTGGGCCGTCGCGAAAGGGCCGAAACCGGCGACGCTTCGATCGAGAGCCGTGTCAGCCTCCTGTCGACCGAGGATCGTGGGTTCGCACTCGCCGTGGAGCTCCACGTGACCCTGCCACAGATCTCGGATCCCGAGCAGGCGGCGCAGATCGTCGCGGCCGCACATCAGGTGTGTCCCTACTCGAACGCCACCCGGGGCAACATCGACGTCACCTTGACCGCCAACGGTCACCAGGTCGACTCGGGCGTCGGCGACTGA
- a CDS encoding alpha/beta hydrolase, which translates to MTKNSTSSTSSNSSKWTGMVSVDDTALAVTDMGGPGIPVVYLNGQFATQGYWRRVIAELGTGWRHITYDERARGRSKRSADYSFEAAVRDVDAVLAARGVDRALVVGWSYGAVVGAHWAGRNPERALGAVLVDGAFPYDWLDEAMEQRIRKLFRRMGWFLPLLRPTGLAPRMTAEQQANSNIELGRLSRERELGPVLDDITVPVRYVVASGTSFGSRGDEQERIRTGLDAVTARNPNIQISAKVAGNHGAILKKDFPSIAEAVREVATLDRAGRTG; encoded by the coding sequence ATGACGAAGAACAGCACGTCCTCGACGAGTTCGAACAGTTCGAAGTGGACCGGCATGGTGTCGGTCGACGATACGGCCCTGGCCGTCACCGACATGGGCGGACCCGGCATCCCCGTGGTCTACCTCAATGGCCAGTTCGCCACGCAGGGGTACTGGCGGCGCGTCATCGCCGAACTGGGCACGGGGTGGCGCCACATCACCTACGACGAGCGGGCCCGCGGCAGATCGAAGCGCTCGGCGGACTATTCCTTCGAAGCAGCCGTCCGGGACGTCGATGCCGTTCTCGCGGCCAGGGGTGTGGACCGGGCGCTGGTGGTGGGCTGGTCCTACGGGGCGGTCGTCGGGGCGCACTGGGCCGGCCGGAACCCGGAGCGTGCCCTGGGCGCGGTCCTGGTCGACGGCGCGTTTCCCTACGACTGGCTCGACGAGGCCATGGAACAGCGGATCCGGAAGCTGTTCCGGCGGATGGGCTGGTTCCTGCCGCTGCTGCGCCCGACGGGCCTGGCCCCGCGGATGACCGCCGAACAGCAGGCGAACAGCAACATCGAGCTCGGCAGGCTCTCCCGCGAGCGCGAACTGGGCCCCGTGCTGGACGACATCACCGTCCCGGTGCGGTACGTGGTCGCTTCGGGGACGTCCTTCGGAAGCCGCGGTGACGAGCAGGAACGGATACGCACCGGCCTCGACGCGGTGACCGCCCGCAACCCGAACATCCAGATCAGTGCGAAGGTCGCCGGCAACCACGGCGCGATCCTCAAGAAGGACTTCCCGTCCATCGCCGAGGCCGTACGCGAGGTCGCCACCCTCGACCGCGCGGGGCGGACGGGGTGA
- a CDS encoding DUF4097 family beta strand repeat-containing protein, with protein sequence MQKFDTPAPISAVLDIPAGRVQFIAADRADTTVEVLPADPSKSRDTKTAEQTEVAYADGVLRITASASDNQLFGPSGSLEVTVQLPAGSRIEAKTASAELRGVGRLGDVAFEGAYRQIKIDEAASVRLTAIDGDVEVGRLGGSAEISTARGDIRITEAVRGTVVLRTQSGDISVGAAAGVSAALDAGTGHGRVSNALKNDGTAELDIRATTSRGDITARSL encoded by the coding sequence ATGCAGAAGTTCGACACCCCCGCCCCGATCTCCGCCGTCCTGGACATTCCCGCCGGACGCGTCCAGTTCATCGCCGCGGACCGCGCCGACACCACCGTCGAGGTCCTCCCCGCCGACCCCTCCAAGAGCCGCGACACCAAGACCGCCGAACAGACAGAAGTCGCCTACGCCGACGGCGTCCTGCGGATCACGGCCTCGGCCTCCGACAACCAGCTCTTCGGCCCCTCCGGATCCCTGGAGGTCACCGTCCAACTGCCCGCCGGCTCCCGCATCGAGGCCAAGACCGCCAGCGCCGAGCTCCGCGGCGTCGGACGCCTCGGCGACGTCGCCTTCGAAGGCGCGTACCGCCAGATCAAGATCGACGAGGCCGCGAGTGTCCGTCTCACCGCGATCGACGGCGACGTCGAGGTCGGCCGGCTGGGCGGCTCCGCGGAGATCAGCACCGCAAGGGGCGACATCCGGATCACCGAGGCCGTACGCGGCACGGTCGTGCTCCGCACCCAGTCCGGCGACATCTCGGTCGGCGCCGCCGCCGGCGTCTCCGCCGCCCTGGACGCCGGCACCGGCCACGGCCGCGTCAGCAACGCCCTCAAGAACGACGGCACCGCCGAACTCGACATCCGCGCCACCACCTCCCGCGGCGACATCACCGCCCGCAGCCTCTGA
- a CDS encoding helix-turn-helix domain-containing protein, translated as MPGGRLTQQERQQIALGLADGLPYAEIARRLDRPTSTITREVMRNGGPTAYRADLAHRATERRAHRRRPASSRGPESVTQPHGRDAEAVAEYEETFTTVLMASGLTKMTARVLTCLFTTDAGSLTASQLAQRLQVSPASISKAIAFLESQSLVRRERDERRRDRYVVDDELFYQATIASARANDQLVETARQGVAILGPHTPAATRLENIARFLDFISESITRAAEQAREVLHTKPEATSSDTAPPGPDHG; from the coding sequence ATGCCGGGAGGCAGGCTCACCCAGCAGGAACGCCAGCAGATCGCGCTGGGGCTGGCCGACGGCCTCCCCTACGCCGAGATCGCCCGACGCCTCGACCGCCCGACCTCGACGATCACGCGTGAGGTGATGCGCAACGGCGGCCCCACCGCCTACCGCGCCGACCTGGCCCACCGCGCCACCGAACGCCGCGCCCACCGGCGCAGGCCCGCCTCCTCCCGAGGACCGGAGTCAGTCACCCAACCGCACGGACGTGACGCCGAGGCCGTGGCCGAGTACGAGGAGACGTTCACCACCGTCCTCATGGCTTCGGGCCTGACCAAGATGACGGCCCGGGTGCTGACCTGCCTGTTCACCACCGACGCGGGCAGCCTCACCGCGTCCCAGCTCGCCCAGCGCCTCCAGGTCAGCCCGGCGTCCATCTCCAAGGCGATCGCCTTCCTGGAGAGCCAGAGCCTCGTCCGCCGGGAACGCGACGAACGCCGCCGCGACCGCTACGTCGTCGACGACGAACTTTTCTACCAGGCGACGATCGCCAGCGCCCGAGCCAACGACCAACTCGTCGAAACCGCACGCCAAGGCGTCGCCATCCTCGGCCCCCACACCCCCGCCGCCACCCGCCTGGAGAACATCGCCCGCTTCCTCGACTTCATCAGCGAAAGCATCACCCGCGCCGCCGAACAGGCCCGCGAAGTCCTCCACACCAAACCCGAAGCGACCTCGAGCGACACCGCCCCACCAGGTCCGGACCACGGATAG
- a CDS encoding carbohydrate-binding protein has protein sequence MRRLRACLGAAAAVGLAAAGTTALVAGSASGATSALGNRWYAAAPYLMPLDNDPPDTAAIMDATGLKAFQLAFVLAPNGGGCSPTWGGTAPVSSDTAVQSVVNTIRAKGGDVSISIGGYGGTKLGQVCSDAAATAAAYQQVITKYGLHAIDFDLEEPEYENTAAIKNEIGAAKILQQNNPGLYVSVTTAGTADGTGWFGKQMLLEAKSQGFTPNNFSIMPFDGGFNGAASQTGALTNFNQILQSTFGWDQATAYAHEGFSGMNGRSDTGEFFTQTDFQTVLDYATSHNMDRFTFWSLNRDRQCTPADNGGRTSGTCSSVAQNSWDFAKYSVTFAGATPPSSTPTPTPTPPGTGCKPAWSSTAVYTAGNEVSYNNHNWKAKWWTQNETPVASDWGVWQDEGAC, from the coding sequence GTGAGACGTCTTCGCGCATGTCTGGGCGCGGCGGCCGCCGTTGGACTCGCCGCAGCGGGCACGACCGCACTGGTCGCGGGCAGCGCTTCCGGCGCGACCTCCGCACTCGGCAACCGCTGGTACGCCGCGGCTCCCTACCTGATGCCGCTCGACAACGACCCGCCGGACACGGCCGCCATCATGGACGCCACCGGCCTCAAGGCGTTCCAGCTCGCCTTCGTCCTCGCCCCCAACGGCGGCGGCTGCAGCCCCACATGGGGCGGTACGGCCCCGGTCTCCTCGGACACCGCCGTGCAGTCGGTCGTCAACACCATCCGCGCCAAGGGCGGCGACGTCTCCATCTCCATCGGCGGTTACGGCGGCACCAAGCTCGGCCAGGTGTGCTCGGACGCGGCTGCCACGGCGGCGGCGTACCAGCAGGTCATCACCAAGTACGGTCTGCACGCCATCGACTTCGACCTCGAAGAGCCGGAGTACGAGAACACGGCGGCCATCAAGAACGAGATCGGCGCCGCGAAGATCCTCCAGCAGAACAACCCCGGACTCTACGTCTCCGTCACCACCGCCGGCACCGCGGACGGCACAGGCTGGTTCGGCAAGCAGATGCTGCTGGAGGCCAAGTCGCAGGGTTTCACACCGAACAACTTCTCCATCATGCCGTTCGACGGCGGCTTCAACGGCGCCGCGTCGCAGACCGGCGCGCTGACCAACTTCAACCAGATCCTGCAGTCCACCTTCGGATGGGACCAGGCGACCGCCTACGCCCACGAGGGCTTCTCCGGGATGAACGGGCGCAGCGACACCGGCGAGTTCTTCACGCAGACCGACTTCCAGACCGTGCTGGACTACGCCACCAGCCACAACATGGACCGCTTCACGTTCTGGTCCCTCAACCGCGACCGTCAGTGCACCCCGGCCGACAACGGCGGCCGGACCTCGGGCACCTGCTCCAGCGTGGCGCAGAACTCCTGGGACTTCGCCAAGTACTCGGTGACGTTCGCCGGGGCCACGCCGCCCTCCTCGACCCCCACCCCGACGCCCACGCCCCCTGGTACCGGGTGCAAGCCGGCCTGGAGCTCGACCGCGGTCTACACCGCCGGCAACGAGGTGTCGTACAACAACCACAACTGGAAGGCCAAGTGGTGGACTCAGAACGAGACCCCCGTCGCCTCCGACTGGGGCGTCTGGCAGGACGAGGGTGCCTGCTGA
- a CDS encoding AfsR/SARP family transcriptional regulator, whose translation MRFAVLGPVRVWRAGTELHLGRPQERALLALLLVRAGQPVSVSEVVGALWGGRPPDTAVNVVHRHVGALRRLLEPGLPTRATGQWLLRDTGGYRLVADSDSLDLLRFRALRVEARRAASDGAPERAVDLLTEALSLWQGPTAHGIPVEARAHPAFVSLEDERLATVKEAADVALRADVPGVVLPRLREAAADSPLDEPLMARLMLALSATGRRPEALSTYVTVSNRLADELGIDPGPELRDAHQAVLRDTASMAAGPAAGDSEARTAQGPAASDLVGPRAASLPVPAQLPLDLPTFTGRRAELTEVLAPRSSEGRSAETVVISAIGGMAGIGKTTLAVHWAHRVADRYPDGQLYVNLRGFDPSGAVMRPDEAVRGFLDALGVPPDRVPYGLDAQAALFRSMLAGRRFLVLLDNARDSDHVRPLLPGTPGCLTIVTSRDQLSGLVAAHGAHSLTLRPLGTDEGRELLIRRLGAERVSAEREAAAEITALCAGLPLALACVAARAATHPHFSLSAVAAELREAHGSLDAFIEADTSADVGAVFSWSSRALSPAAARLFRLLGLHPGPDFTAPAAAALAGLAVREARLLLTELSRVHLINEHAPGRYAFHDLLRAYAAELAHTQHGEAGCRAAVNQLFEHYLYTAHAAGRLIAPYVDTMPLPPLPEGTLPEPLADDESALAWLAAEYAVLLAVIDVATNSGSDRLVCLLVSSLERFFDRQGHWHDWAAVQRTALEAALRLSDPVVEAHGLLGLARVAGRLGLRDEAGAHLDRVLGLFTELGDDVGRAYVHLSLGWEAEQHGDLPGALRHDQLALDLFRATGRQAAQATALNAVGWDHATLGDHQQALDHCLEALTIQRDLGDHIGQAATWDSIAYAHHNLGDHPQALTSYRNALTIFRDLGVPAEEAGTLVRIGDTHRATGDHEAARAAWRSALTLFTELAHPDAERVRVRLEERGEPLGDA comes from the coding sequence GTGCGGTTCGCGGTACTCGGCCCGGTTCGGGTCTGGCGGGCGGGGACGGAGCTGCACCTCGGACGTCCACAGGAAAGGGCTTTGCTGGCACTGCTGTTGGTACGGGCAGGTCAGCCGGTCTCCGTGAGCGAGGTCGTCGGCGCCCTGTGGGGCGGCCGTCCGCCGGACACCGCGGTCAATGTGGTCCACCGGCATGTAGGGGCACTGCGCCGCCTGTTGGAGCCCGGCCTTCCCACCCGTGCGACGGGCCAGTGGCTGCTCCGGGACACGGGCGGATACCGCCTGGTGGCCGACAGCGACTCTCTGGACCTGTTGCGCTTCCGTGCGCTGCGGGTCGAGGCCCGGCGGGCCGCCTCGGACGGGGCACCCGAACGGGCCGTGGATCTCCTCACCGAGGCATTGTCGCTGTGGCAGGGGCCGACGGCCCACGGGATCCCCGTGGAGGCGCGCGCACACCCGGCGTTCGTCTCGCTGGAGGACGAGCGCCTCGCGACCGTGAAGGAGGCCGCCGATGTCGCGCTGCGTGCGGACGTGCCGGGTGTGGTCCTCCCCCGGCTCCGGGAGGCCGCTGCCGACAGCCCGTTGGACGAACCGCTGATGGCCAGGCTGATGCTCGCCCTTTCGGCCACCGGTCGACGGCCCGAGGCGCTCAGCACATACGTCACCGTGTCGAACCGTCTCGCCGACGAGTTGGGCATCGATCCTGGACCGGAGCTGCGCGACGCCCACCAGGCGGTGCTGCGCGACACGGCATCCATGGCGGCCGGGCCCGCGGCCGGCGACTCCGAGGCGCGCACCGCCCAGGGTCCAGCGGCCTCGGACCTCGTCGGTCCGCGAGCGGCCTCCCTGCCCGTGCCCGCGCAACTGCCGCTCGACCTACCCACGTTCACCGGTCGGCGGGCCGAACTGACCGAGGTCCTCGCACCGCGGTCGAGCGAGGGGCGGTCCGCCGAAACGGTGGTGATCAGTGCCATCGGCGGAATGGCCGGAATCGGAAAGACCACGCTCGCCGTGCACTGGGCCCATCGGGTCGCGGACCGCTATCCCGACGGGCAGCTCTACGTCAATCTGCGGGGGTTCGACCCGTCGGGGGCCGTCATGCGTCCCGACGAAGCGGTCCGCGGTTTTCTGGACGCGCTGGGGGTACCGCCGGACCGCGTCCCGTACGGTCTGGACGCCCAGGCCGCGCTCTTCCGCAGCATGCTGGCCGGACGCCGGTTCCTCGTCCTGCTGGACAACGCGCGGGATTCCGATCACGTGCGGCCGCTGCTGCCCGGCACGCCCGGCTGCCTCACGATCGTCACCAGCCGCGACCAGCTCTCCGGTCTGGTGGCCGCTCATGGGGCCCACTCCCTCACCCTGCGTCCGCTCGGCACCGACGAGGGACGGGAACTCCTCATCCGCCGCCTGGGGGCCGAGCGGGTGTCCGCCGAGCGGGAGGCGGCGGCCGAGATCACGGCACTGTGCGCCGGTCTGCCGCTGGCCCTGGCCTGTGTCGCCGCCCGCGCGGCCACCCACCCGCACTTCTCGCTGTCGGCCGTCGCCGCCGAGCTGCGCGAGGCCCATGGCAGCCTCGACGCGTTCATCGAGGCCGACACGTCGGCCGATGTCGGCGCGGTCTTCTCCTGGTCCTCCCGCGCCCTCTCCCCCGCCGCAGCCCGCCTCTTCCGCCTGCTCGGACTGCATCCCGGACCTGATTTCACCGCGCCGGCCGCGGCCGCCCTGGCCGGGCTCGCGGTGCGGGAGGCGCGGCTGTTGCTGACCGAGCTCTCCCGCGTGCATCTCATCAACGAGCACGCCCCCGGCCGGTACGCCTTCCACGACCTGCTCCGCGCCTACGCCGCCGAACTGGCGCACACCCAGCACGGCGAGGCCGGGTGTCGGGCGGCCGTGAACCAGCTGTTCGAGCACTATCTGTACACGGCGCACGCCGCCGGTCGGCTGATCGCACCGTACGTGGACACCATGCCGCTCCCGCCTCTCCCCGAGGGGACCCTCCCCGAACCCCTCGCCGACGACGAGTCGGCCCTGGCTTGGCTCGCAGCCGAGTACGCGGTGCTGCTCGCCGTCATCGACGTGGCCACCAACTCGGGTTCGGACCGCCTTGTCTGCCTGCTCGTCTCGTCCTTGGAGCGCTTCTTCGACCGGCAGGGGCACTGGCACGACTGGGCGGCCGTCCAACGGACCGCACTCGAGGCCGCACTGCGGTTGTCCGACCCCGTCGTGGAGGCTCACGGCCTGCTCGGACTGGCCCGGGTGGCGGGCCGACTGGGCCTGCGCGACGAAGCCGGTGCCCACCTCGACCGTGTCCTGGGACTCTTCACCGAACTCGGAGACGACGTCGGACGGGCCTACGTCCATCTGAGCCTCGGCTGGGAGGCCGAGCAGCACGGTGACCTACCCGGCGCCCTCCGGCACGACCAACTGGCTCTGGATCTCTTCCGAGCCACCGGCCGGCAGGCCGCGCAGGCGACCGCCCTCAACGCGGTCGGCTGGGACCACGCGACGCTCGGGGATCACCAACAGGCCCTCGACCACTGCCTCGAGGCCTTGACCATTCAGAGGGATCTCGGAGACCACATCGGCCAGGCCGCCACCTGGGACAGCATCGCCTACGCCCACCACAACCTCGGCGACCACCCGCAGGCCCTCACCAGTTACCGCAACGCTCTCACCATCTTCCGGGACCTGGGCGTGCCGGCCGAGGAGGCCGGAACCCTCGTCCGTATCGGTGACACACACCGTGCGACAGGCGACCACGAGGCCGCCCGCGCCGCCTGGCGCAGCGCCCTCACCCTCTTCACCGAACTCGCCCACCCCGACGCCGAGCGCGTCCGTGTGCGCCTCGAGGAACGGGGCGAACCGCTGGGTGACGCGTGA